Proteins co-encoded in one Spirochaetota bacterium genomic window:
- a CDS encoding CsgG/HfaB family protein: MKPGCFTRVFLLGFSRGGILWLFILLLIINCAGPRMYVQPDADFTYIKKVAVLPFDNLTGDKFAGDKVRDLVTTDILSRGIFDVIEEGEVHRVLKEEGKASATAIDQEAGKRIGKRLGIQSFILGSVEEYGISQGGGRAFSQVAISMRMIDAGTSKILWQASYDKEGGGALSRLFGIGSKTISEISRDLIEEILDTLFED; this comes from the coding sequence ATGAAACCCGGATGTTTTACACGCGTCTTTCTGCTAGGTTTTAGCAGGGGAGGAATACTCTGGCTCTTTATTTTGCTTCTCATAATTAATTGCGCAGGGCCTCGCATGTATGTTCAACCCGATGCTGACTTTACCTATATTAAAAAGGTGGCTGTTTTACCCTTCGATAATTTGACCGGTGATAAGTTTGCTGGAGATAAGGTAAGGGATTTAGTAACAACTGATATATTGAGTCGAGGTATATTTGATGTGATAGAGGAGGGCGAGGTCCATAGGGTGCTGAAAGAGGAGGGGAAGGCTTCCGCCACAGCAATTGATCAGGAAGCTGGTAAGAGGATCGGAAAGAGGCTAGGGATTCAGTCCTTCATTTTGGGTTCAGTTGAGGAGTACGGGATCTCACAAGGAGGAGGGCGAGCATTCTCACAGGTGGCGATCTCTATGAGAATGATAGATGCCGGCACCAGCAAAATATTGTGGCAGGCGAGTTATGACAAAGAGGGGGGTGGCGCGCTGAGTCGGTTGTTTGGTATCGGATCGAAGACCATCAGCGAGATATCAAGGGATTTGATAGAAGAGATATTGGACACACTCTTTGAAGATTAA
- a CDS encoding cytochrome c3 family protein, protein MKKIIAHIFVISLLFLIPLTSDSYCEVKGNCSNCHTMHRSQNPWPWDMNWGGPSSAPIENLLVADCIGCHTNYTDGSPTITLITGSVTVTVPVVYNTVVPPSATLAGGNFYWVAHDDDTKGHNVLGISGMDANLSQAPGNANSCSNSCHYSLAVEQTALPLLGSGCKGCHLHPSHHADDQGPVIDNNPDGEGWYRFLSGHFTGEGHGVTGIEDNDWHATKSVSDHNEYLGYDGGHDAVGAFNELGNTMSAFCCGCHGNFHQERDSFNWIRHASDTIIPNSGEYANAFGAQGSGTGAYNPDIPVARPELTGWTGASVEVSLGAGGDLVMCLSCHRAHGSPYFKLLRWDYRGNDWSGCGTCHTQKQ, encoded by the coding sequence ATGAAGAAAATTATAGCACACATATTCGTAATATCCCTATTATTCCTAATTCCGCTTACAAGTGATTCATATTGCGAGGTTAAAGGGAATTGCAGTAACTGTCATACAATGCATCGAAGTCAGAATCCTTGGCCCTGGGATATGAATTGGGGAGGGCCTAGCTCAGCTCCAATAGAGAATCTCTTGGTTGCTGATTGTATAGGGTGTCATACCAATTATACAGATGGATCGCCCACCATTACCCTGATCACAGGCAGCGTCACTGTCACAGTGCCTGTTGTATATAATACTGTTGTTCCCCCTAGTGCTACATTAGCTGGTGGAAATTTCTATTGGGTGGCTCATGATGACGATACAAAAGGACATAATGTGCTGGGTATATCTGGAATGGATGCGAATTTAAGCCAAGCGCCGGGAAATGCTAATAGCTGTTCAAATAGTTGCCATTATTCCTTGGCAGTAGAACAGACTGCTTTACCCCTGCTAGGGAGCGGTTGCAAGGGCTGCCATCTTCATCCGAGTCATCATGCCGATGATCAGGGCCCTGTTATAGATAATAATCCTGATGGAGAGGGCTGGTATCGTTTTTTATCCGGACATTTCACTGGGGAGGGTCACGGAGTGACTGGAATTGAGGATAATGACTGGCATGCGACCAAAAGTGTGAGCGATCATAATGAGTATCTTGGATATGATGGCGGGCATGATGCAGTAGGTGCGTTTAATGAATTGGGTAATACAATGAGCGCTTTCTGTTGTGGCTGTCATGGAAATTTTCATCAGGAGCGTGACTCATTTAACTGGATACGTCATGCCTCTGATACTATTATACCCAACTCGGGAGAATATGCTAATGCCTTTGGGGCTCAAGGATCAGGAACAGGTGCATATAATCCAGATATTCCAGTGGCGCGTCCTGAATTGACCGGATGGACCGGGGCAAGCGTTGAGGTATCTCTGGGCGCCGGGGGGGATCTGGTAATGTGCCTTTCCTGCCACCGGGCGCACGGTTCTCCATATTTTAAGCTTTTGCGCTGGGATTATCGTGGTAATGATTGGTCAGGTTGCGGAACCTGCCATACTCAAAAACAATGA
- a CDS encoding cytochrome c3 family protein yields MKIPASILSRNYRSMYISLAILSIFIIIIWISHIYAGPYADSAHGNSSYGVNRSFISSFNYSRGNCAHCHEQHASIGGAEPVPVSGNASERLLFLSVYSGQADMFCFQCHQSGSIQTGMPPQYSYSYKWGGDNSLSCPDSIKDSFTFINDDGTHNPNCGSNTGSSHQLAQIKNFIRNKWGFVGNSINPCSGCHNTHRAQRAFYPINVDGTSPISRPSSHANDWVLWGDDITERMSSYTSNYQAPYYYNSTLTFEPNGDSTSDGSNMPDYVTFCTDCHNPSNDGQISSSQKYSFTGNWQGILFNPDWENTSPHGKVSSNMQPMMINKAPYNTSNINYVLSCTDCHEPHGSPNGMLIRKEVNGASTVSFTSWSSRDDWFSLCRRCHDPISGHNSGAKGNDPCYVCHMHNRNWFKPI; encoded by the coding sequence TTGAAAATACCAGCATCAATACTGTCACGTAACTATAGATCAATGTATATCTCTTTGGCGATTTTGAGTATTTTCATAATAATCATATGGATCAGCCATATTTATGCTGGCCCTTATGCGGATTCAGCTCACGGTAACAGCAGCTATGGGGTTAATCGTTCTTTTATATCTTCTTTCAATTATTCAAGGGGCAACTGTGCTCACTGTCACGAACAGCATGCAAGTATTGGTGGGGCAGAGCCTGTTCCAGTCAGTGGCAATGCCAGTGAGCGGCTTCTCTTTCTCTCAGTATATAGTGGTCAAGCAGATATGTTTTGTTTTCAATGCCATCAGAGTGGATCTATACAGACGGGTATGCCGCCGCAGTATAGTTATAGTTATAAATGGGGTGGGGATAACAGCTTAAGCTGCCCTGATTCAATCAAAGACTCCTTTACATTTATTAATGATGACGGAACTCATAATCCCAACTGTGGAAGCAATACCGGTTCTTCACATCAGCTTGCGCAGATTAAAAATTTCATTAGGAACAAGTGGGGTTTTGTAGGCAATTCTATCAATCCATGCTCAGGTTGTCATAATACTCACAGAGCACAGAGAGCCTTTTATCCTATCAATGTGGATGGAACATCTCCAATTTCCCGACCAAGCTCCCATGCCAATGACTGGGTCTTATGGGGAGACGATATCACAGAAAGAATGAGTAGTTATACCTCAAATTATCAAGCTCCATATTATTATAATTCAACTCTTACATTTGAACCAAATGGCGATTCAACATCCGATGGATCAAATATGCCAGATTATGTTACATTTTGCACTGACTGTCATAATCCGAGCAATGATGGTCAGATATCCAGTTCTCAAAAGTATAGTTTTACAGGCAATTGGCAGGGAATACTTTTCAATCCGGATTGGGAGAATACGTCGCCCCATGGAAAGGTTAGCAGCAATATGCAGCCCATGATGATCAATAAGGCGCCCTATAATACATCAAATATCAATTACGTTCTCTCCTGCACTGACTGCCATGAGCCTCATGGCAGCCCAAATGGGATGCTCATCAGAAAGGAGGTAAATGGAGCCAGCACTGTAAGCTTTACAAGTTGGTCAAGCAGGGATGATTGGTTTTCACTATGCCGCAGGTGTCATGACCCGATTAGCGGCCATAACTCAGGTGCCAAGGGCAATGATCCCTGCTATGTTTGTCATATGCATAATAGAAATTGGTTTAAACCCATTTAA
- a CDS encoding discoidin domain-containing protein, with the protein MRYVFSYLGLLLISSMLIAIQQSYAQQISGSIDTFYQTTQTEREDEPKETDWTFTRGYFLGFKNIINQHMNYFLDFRATKNETDAQETTSLFNTGQFNVMNDIFNGNLGYQLTDKDPSIGSRITTNSWNLSLNSTPEDIPRVRLLYSEDKTYDHLNVHQTDNAGKQLFSGIQYKYQFFDVLLNYNQRESEDFVQNTLLESKSYIGKLDLHKSFWGNILLLNSDLNWSRETSNLKYNSDITVPEERNRVEGLYLYDTTPLLDEMNEIYSLIDGDDTISAGIDIGSTGGIHHNIGVDLNFSQECDTIYLYTTTGYDPSISDSRFIWEVYYSDDGINWSLITDNASFSYETFNNRFEIDFPPHEGRYFKVVNTDYDDRSFVGSIYITEIEILGSENRIRDEEDSRVASRWGINCAATLRPMKKLTLGYNFSCDYTENDPGSNYDKMKKAELSHRANITYDFHRYLSSSASYWIRTSDSETSATDERNNKNSSYSLQFNSSPLTTLNMSVSFNHSESEEKSIEDDVEEEKIESESNSYLLYITAVLWEGVDLSSNYNITQSENSTGTETTVQTINLDLRTKLTDNITLDSGCSYNEQKSESIEQPAERTESTGLNFILRYSPSSIFYLSADSNFNKTETETDSSYGFNMSWLPTDKIQINFNSKYKVNDNRSTSYNLESSWNISRYMIFKSGLNYSITKGERRDETRMFYTRLSARF; encoded by the coding sequence ATGAGATATGTATTCTCCTACCTTGGATTGCTGTTGATCTCCTCTATGCTTATAGCCATACAACAGTCATATGCTCAGCAAATAAGCGGAAGCATTGATACCTTTTATCAAACCACCCAAACTGAGAGGGAAGATGAGCCAAAGGAGACAGATTGGACTTTTACAAGGGGATATTTTTTGGGTTTTAAAAATATAATCAATCAGCATATGAATTATTTTTTGGATTTTCGGGCAACAAAAAATGAAACGGATGCTCAGGAGACAACATCCTTGTTTAACACTGGGCAGTTTAATGTAATGAATGATATTTTTAATGGGAATCTTGGTTATCAGTTAACCGATAAGGACCCATCAATTGGCTCGCGTATCACTACGAATTCATGGAATCTTAGCCTTAACAGTACTCCAGAGGATATCCCAAGGGTTAGGCTTCTCTACAGTGAGGATAAAACCTATGATCATCTTAATGTACATCAAACGGACAATGCTGGAAAACAACTATTCAGCGGTATTCAATACAAATATCAATTTTTTGATGTATTGCTTAATTATAATCAGAGGGAATCTGAAGATTTTGTGCAAAACACCCTCCTAGAAAGTAAATCCTACATAGGGAAATTGGATTTACACAAATCCTTTTGGGGGAATATACTCTTGCTAAACAGCGATTTAAATTGGAGTCGCGAGACCAGTAATCTAAAGTATAATAGTGATATCACTGTGCCGGAAGAACGAAATAGGGTTGAGGGGTTGTATCTTTATGATACTACACCTCTTTTGGATGAGATGAATGAGATTTATAGCTTAATCGATGGTGATGATACTATAAGCGCAGGAATCGATATTGGCAGCACAGGTGGCATCCACCATAATATTGGTGTTGATCTGAATTTTTCTCAGGAATGTGACACAATCTATCTCTATACAACAACCGGTTATGATCCTTCCATCTCTGACTCACGTTTTATATGGGAAGTCTATTACAGCGATGATGGAATAAACTGGAGCCTAATAACTGATAATGCCAGTTTTTCCTACGAAACCTTTAACAACCGTTTTGAGATAGATTTTCCACCTCATGAAGGCAGATATTTTAAGGTTGTGAATACTGATTATGATGATAGATCCTTTGTGGGTTCCATCTATATTACAGAGATTGAAATATTGGGCAGTGAAAACCGCATTAGGGACGAAGAGGATAGTAGGGTCGCTTCGAGGTGGGGAATAAATTGTGCGGCTACGTTGCGTCCGATGAAGAAACTCACCCTAGGATACAATTTCTCCTGTGACTATACTGAGAATGATCCTGGTTCAAATTATGATAAAATGAAGAAAGCCGAATTAAGTCATAGGGCAAACATCACCTATGATTTCCATAGATATCTTTCTTCTTCTGCTTCTTATTGGATAAGAACATCTGACTCAGAGACCTCAGCTACAGATGAAAGAAACAATAAAAATAGCAGCTACTCCCTTCAATTTAATTCATCCCCCCTTACAACGCTCAACATGTCTGTCTCCTTTAATCATTCGGAATCTGAAGAAAAAAGTATTGAAGATGATGTGGAAGAAGAAAAAATTGAGAGCGAGTCAAACTCATACCTTCTCTATATTACGGCTGTTTTGTGGGAGGGCGTTGATCTCTCTAGCAATTATAATATAACTCAATCTGAAAATTCAACTGGTACTGAAACTACTGTGCAGACAATTAATCTTGACTTAAGAACAAAACTCACCGATAATATTACCCTGGATTCCGGATGTAGTTACAACGAGCAAAAGAGCGAGAGTATAGAACAGCCTGCTGAAAGGACAGAGAGTACTGGTCTTAACTTTATACTGAGGTATAGCCCATCCAGCATCTTCTACCTAAGCGCGGATAGCAATTTTAATAAAACTGAAACCGAGACTGATTCTTCATATGGATTCAATATGAGTTGGCTTCCGACTGATAAAATCCAAATAAACTTCAACAGTAAATATAAAGTGAACGATAATAGATCTACCTCATACAATCTTGAATCAAGCTGGAACATTAGCCGTTATATGATTTTTAAGAGTGGATTAAATTATTCTATTACTAAAGGGGAAAGAAGAGATGAAACCCGGATGTTTTACACGCGTCTTTCTGCTAGGTTTTAG
- a CDS encoding YncE family protein produces MISLFSLLIIAACQSISITHPPASGGYVSLYLSTSNKSPSDITFTLEKIEVEGEGKDWVTVFEDKRGINSINLMDCQVFLSEIHLGAGKYERMRVRVTDAALVRGGKKLSLALPSENMVVLPVRLQIYKNESTSLFLYWDTEKSIENKYLFLPSFTLLPQKMEITRIILYVTNTDSNSITVINRENDRVVGTIGVDKAPMGIVASPSGDLIYVANSGSNTISVIDTSHHRVIDTVPLNFGLSPREIAISPNGARLYVSNFHSNNVSIVDTVSKSIVGQLSVGNAPLGIAANTSGNRLYVANSVSNNLSVIDTYYNEVVDTIGVGSNPTDLMIDQNKLFVANAGSSNIFQISVTSLRIEKETIASYGSHKLVMGLMGNIYISNMKSNDISIIPSSTNIIIQNIAVGDQPQKMIVDQKRRKLYVANGGSDTVSVIDLVISKLVVSIPVGKRPYGLALVE; encoded by the coding sequence GTGATTTCGCTATTTAGTTTGCTAATAATAGCGGCTTGTCAATCTATTTCTATCACACACCCTCCTGCTTCTGGGGGATATGTAAGTTTATATCTTTCCACATCCAATAAATCTCCCTCTGACATAACATTTACCCTAGAAAAGATTGAAGTGGAGGGAGAGGGTAAAGACTGGGTTACAGTATTTGAAGACAAAAGGGGGATAAACTCTATTAATCTGATGGACTGTCAGGTCTTTCTCTCGGAGATACATCTTGGAGCTGGAAAATATGAGAGGATGAGAGTAAGGGTGACGGATGCGGCTTTGGTGCGTGGTGGAAAAAAGCTATCCCTTGCGCTTCCATCTGAAAATATGGTAGTGTTGCCTGTAAGGCTTCAGATTTACAAGAATGAGAGCACTTCTCTTTTCCTTTACTGGGATACTGAAAAATCGATAGAAAATAAATACCTTTTTTTGCCCTCATTTACACTGCTGCCACAAAAGATGGAGATAACAAGGATTATATTGTATGTTACCAATACTGATTCCAATAGTATAACAGTGATAAACCGAGAAAATGACCGGGTGGTGGGTACTATTGGTGTTGATAAGGCTCCCATGGGAATTGTCGCAAGTCCCTCAGGAGATTTAATATATGTAGCTAATTCAGGTTCAAATACCATATCCGTGATTGATACATCACACCACAGGGTGATAGACACAGTACCTCTTAATTTTGGTCTTAGCCCTCGTGAAATCGCCATTTCTCCTAACGGCGCAAGGCTTTACGTGAGTAATTTCCACTCCAACAACGTGTCTATAGTAGACACTGTAAGTAAAAGCATTGTCGGACAGTTATCAGTTGGGAATGCCCCACTTGGCATAGCTGCCAATACAAGTGGCAATAGACTCTATGTAGCGAACAGCGTCTCAAATAATCTTTCAGTAATAGATACATACTATAATGAGGTTGTTGACACCATTGGCGTTGGTTCAAATCCCACGGATTTAATGATCGACCAGAATAAACTATTTGTCGCTAATGCCGGATCGAGTAATATCTTTCAGATCAGCGTAACTTCTCTTAGAATAGAAAAAGAGACAATTGCCTCATATGGATCACATAAATTGGTCATGGGTTTAATGGGAAATATTTATATATCCAACATGAAAAGTAATGATATCTCAATTATACCCTCCTCTACGAATATTATTATCCAAAATATCGCAGTTGGGGATCAACCTCAAAAGATGATAGTAGATCAGAAAAGAAGAAAATTGTACGTTGCTAACGGAGGATCAGATACTGTCTCAGTAATAGATCTTGTCATCTCAAAATTGGTTGTTAGCATTCCAGTAGGGAAAAGACCTTATGGTTTGGCGCTGGTAGAATGA
- a CDS encoding Ig-like domain repeat protein encodes MKRKNNLYVIFILISSMTIWFVNKNAFCLETKPPKEMSQISKKGIRRVAVLPLVNLSGSDVAAPDVIAMIENYLSSKMNIEVVPREIVKKFLVKERIRGIGLLSRATSRTISNTLKVDGIILTCVNLLTAEDNPMIGIGCRMINGRDGSLIWYNHASLAGRDYTSWFGLIRVTSLEVLTTRAVERLLSTFPKDVIIMQEDIDSFEITEISANPKYLHSHEKIILRVKFVSMGKTIKRVNAILDKNRGSLVSEEELVYSGTMTAPSKEGKYQLNLEVYDEGNNVSIINSVAIIRVDNTPPSVALYSRDELFSPNGDRIKDMIVFSTYLREADNIDSWEFIVQNSEDEIIRRASGRDRLATSLVWRGEDDSYSSAGDGEYYCSLKVIDRAGNKSKTPRKRLVLDKTPPKVQIKIDLKEEEGFQFYLECEDANGIDRWQLDIFDEDQRIVQSFEGEGRVPANLWWKTSTSPHIESRYSFTARDLAGNRLAQSARPIKADFLIKEVTPSNKEEKRKEWNSDF; translated from the coding sequence ATGAAAAGAAAAAATAATTTATATGTCATCTTTATTCTAATCTCAAGCATGACAATATGGTTTGTTAACAAAAATGCTTTTTGCCTGGAGACTAAACCCCCTAAGGAGATGAGCCAAATCTCAAAAAAGGGTATTAGAAGGGTAGCAGTTCTACCACTGGTGAATTTGAGTGGAAGCGATGTTGCTGCCCCTGATGTGATTGCAATGATAGAGAATTATCTTAGCAGTAAGATGAATATTGAGGTTGTTCCTCGGGAAATTGTGAAAAAATTTTTGGTGAAGGAAAGGATTAGAGGTATTGGCCTTTTAAGCAGGGCCACTTCTCGAACAATAAGTAATACTCTTAAAGTGGATGGTATTATTCTTACATGCGTTAACCTTTTAACCGCAGAGGATAATCCTATGATAGGGATTGGATGTCGAATGATTAATGGCCGAGATGGATCACTGATCTGGTACAATCATGCATCACTTGCCGGAAGAGATTATACATCCTGGTTTGGATTGATTCGAGTTACCTCCTTGGAGGTTCTGACAACAAGGGCAGTTGAAAGATTGCTTTCTACATTTCCTAAAGATGTAATAATTATGCAGGAGGATATTGACTCCTTTGAGATTACAGAAATTTCCGCAAATCCTAAGTATCTTCATTCCCATGAAAAAATTATTCTTCGTGTCAAATTTGTATCCATGGGAAAGACGATAAAGAGGGTTAATGCGATACTGGATAAGAATAGGGGTTCCCTCGTTTCAGAAGAGGAATTGGTATATAGTGGGACAATGACGGCTCCAAGTAAGGAAGGCAAGTATCAGTTAAACCTTGAGGTTTATGATGAAGGGAATAATGTCTCTATCATCAATTCAGTAGCTATTATTCGGGTGGATAATACTCCCCCAAGTGTAGCGCTCTATTCTCGGGATGAACTCTTCTCCCCCAATGGAGATAGGATAAAGGATATGATTGTCTTTTCTACTTATCTTAGAGAAGCGGATAATATTGATAGTTGGGAATTCATTGTTCAGAATAGTGAAGATGAGATAATAAGGAGGGCCAGTGGGAGGGATCGCCTGGCTACATCTTTGGTATGGAGGGGGGAGGATGACTCTTATTCGTCAGCGGGTGATGGTGAATACTACTGTAGCTTGAAAGTGATTGATCGAGCGGGCAATAAATCCAAGACTCCCAGAAAGAGATTAGTCCTGGATAAAACGCCTCCCAAGGTTCAGATTAAAATTGATTTGAAGGAAGAGGAGGGTTTCCAATTCTATTTAGAGTGTGAAGATGCTAATGGTATAGATAGATGGCAGTTGGATATATTTGATGAAGATCAGAGAATTGTTCAATCCTTCGAAGGTGAGGGAAGAGTGCCTGCCAATCTCTGGTGGAAGACATCAACATCCCCTCATATTGAATCGCGTTACTCCTTTACGGCTAGGGATTTGGCAGGAAACAGATTAGCTCAATCCGCTCGACCTATAAAGGCAGATTTTTTGATAAAGGAAGTAACCCCTTCCAATAAGGAAGAAAAGAGAAAAGAGTGGAATTCTGATTTTTAA